From the genome of Pirellulaceae bacterium:
GCTTCGTCGGCTGGTGCGCATCCCATTTCGCTCAGCTCGGCGATCGTCGATGTCAGTCCCCGCCAGTTGCGCGTCGAATTGCAGATCATGCTTGAAGACCTGATAATGTACCACGGCTTAGCTGCCGATGCTGGACAGCGTTATGCGGCGGCAGACCTACGCGCGGCGGCGGAAAAACATCGCCAGTTTGTGTTGGACTATTTCACCATTCGCGACGAGCAAGGCCAGCTCCTGACCGCCACAATCGAAAACGTAACCTTGGATCAAATCGATGACGCAGGGGTCGAGCTGAGCGAAGTGATGCAGCGCTCGATCGGTTTCGATTTGGTGATGTCACTTGAGCAGGAGCAGCCGCAGTATTTAACTTTCTTGCAACAGTTTGGCGGACCTGATGCCACGCTGCCAGCCATCATGGATTTGTACGTCGTGCGCGGGGATATCTTCGAAGAGTCCTCGCAATTGGCTTTCGGCCGCCCGCATTCGGTTGAATTGAACTGGAATCGAAATCTCGAAGGCCGCCGCGAAAGCGTTGTCGAACTGCGGAAGCGGCGTCGAGACCAATTTGATGCGCGGTTAGGTATCGCCAGCTACGCGGGCCTATATTCTTTCTTGTACATCACGCGCTTTGAAGTGCGGCACGAGATCCTAATTCCACTGTTAACGCTCGAACAATGGCAGCCCATCGTCCGACAAAATGCCGATTTCTTGGAGGTTGACGAACAGGCAGCAGCTCGACAGGCAATTACGGAGTACTTTCAGTCTCAGGGGCGTGTGACGATCAACGGTCAAGTTGTCCAGCCGCATGTAAGCCGCGTCAATTTCTTCGGCTTGGATATTCGCGATTTTGCACTTAACGCCGAACCGCGACGGATCAGCGCCTATCAAGGGCGCGTGGGCGTGATCGTCAGTTATCCCAGCCGCCAGACCCCCAGTCGCGTCGGCTTTCAGTGGACACAGTTTTCGGCTCAGGCACCGTTCATTGATGCCGTGCTGATGATTGGCAACGAAAAGCCCGACCGCTTCTATTTTCATCCCGAGGCGACCGAGTATCACTGGCAGGGCGATTTAGTGGGGCCGCAGCCACAGCAGGTACCCGCCAACCGAGATCTGTCGGACTCGAAACTGCGTAGCCAAGTATTGACCGCCATCCTGACCAATCTCTATCGCGCGTTCGATTTTCGGCACGACGAGGATATCTACGATGCCTTGGCCAGCGGGGCTCGCGGTCCTCTGCTACGAGAAATATATCTGCGAGTCAAACGCACTTTGGTGATGGCAGAGCAGGGTGGCCAGACGGCTCAGGCAACTGAGGTGGTGGTACAGTCCGCCCAGCCGGTGCCGGGGCAGGGCGACGTGTGGGACACGACCTGGACGGTCAAAAGCGTCTCTGAACATTGGGGACACCTGCATACGCGAACCGCACAATTTCGTGCTCACTTGAAACTGATTCAAGATGCCGGCACCTGGAAGCTTGATCAGTTTCAATTGCAAGATGAACAGACGCTACAGTTCACTACCAGCATCCGCGGATATGATTCAAATTGAAGACTTGCAGTTCGACTACGCCTCTGGCCAGCAGGCTGAGGACGCTTTTCGACTGTCGATTCCACACTTGACGATTCAGGCCGGAGAACGAGTAGCACTGATCGGTCCCAGCGGCGCTGGAAAATCGACGCTGCTGCATCTGATCGCCGGCGCCGTGCAACCCAGTCGCGGTACCATTCGAGTCGCCTCGACGTGCGTCAGCTCACTGGGGGATGCTCAGCGCCGTCACTTTCGGGTCACTCAGATTGGTTTCGTGTTCCAGGATTTTCAACTACTGGAACACCTTTCCGTACGCGAGAATATTCTGCTGCCCTATCTGATCCATCGCGGAATCCGCGCCGATGCGCAGGTGCATCAACGACTCGAACAGTTGGCAGCCGATGCAGGACTGGGCGCCAAGTTGGCGCGGAGCCCCGGACGATTGTCACATGGCGAACGACAGCGTGTGGCCGTGTGCCGAGCCTTAATCGCCCAGCCGTCGATTCTGTTGGCCGACGAACCGACGGGCAGCCTGGATCCGCAAACTGCCGCCCACGTTTTGGAATTGCTCCTGAATCAGGTGCGAAGTCGATCGACAACCTTGCTACTTGTCACCCACGATCGCAGTTGGCTGGGTCGCTTTGATCGAGTCATCGACATAGCTGCCATTACCTGCCCGTCGGCTGCTGCGGAGGCTCGGTAGATGCGGTCGATGCTGTTGTTGGCTTGGCGCTACACGCGCTATTATTGGGGACGAACCGCGATTCTGGTGGCGGTGCTGACGATTACCTGCTATCTCCCACTGGCGACGCACTGGAGCATCCAGCTCTTTGAACGGCAGGCAACGCTGCGCGCTGCTCAAACGCCGTTGGTCGTGGGGGCCCAGGGCAGCCGATTCGGTTTGGTGATGCACGCCCTTTACTTCCGCGGCGAATCGCCGCCCGCGATACCGCAGTCCGAGCTGCGCAGTATCCAGCAGTCTCAGTTGGCACAAGCCATTCCCATTCATGCACGATATCGTGCTCGGGGGGTACCCGTCGTGGGAACCACGCAGCACTATTTTCAGTGGCGCGGTTTGACCATCGAGCGCGGGCAAACGTGGCAACGCTTGGGAGACTGCGTGGTGGGACACGCGGCGGCGGCTCGCCTGCATTTGAATCCCGGCGATCGACTACTGACAGAGCCGGAGGGATTGCTCAATCTGTCAGGGCCAGCACCATTCAACATGCGCGTCACAGGCATCTTGTCACGTACCGGCACGGCTGATGATGATGCCGTCTTATGCGAATTGAAAACCACCTGGCTGATTGCCGGCATCGGTCATGGCCATACGCTGGACAATCAGCGGCAGCCCGATGACCCCTCCGCTGAACAATCTGATTCTCAATCGGATTCACAACTGGAGGCTGAAACACAACATCAGCACGCCGCTGGTCGCGAATACTTGCAGCAGTATCAAGAGGTAAACGACGAAAACTTGCATACCTTTCACTTTCATGGCCGCAGTAGCCAATATCCTCTGACAGCCATCATCGCCATTGCTGATTCGGAAAAGTCCGCAACGTTATTGGAAGGCAAATATTTTGAACCCGATCAGGTGACTCAAATTGTTCGGCCCATAGATGTGATCGAAGAACTCATGCAGGTGATCGGCAGAGTGCGTCAGATGTTTGATATTGGCATCATCGGTCTGTCGCTGGCCACCGGGTTGTTGGTGGCGCTGGTGCTGATGCTGTCGATCCGCCTGCGCGAACGAGAAATGCAGACCATGTATTTGTTGGGCTGCAGCCGCGGTACCATAGCCGGAATAGTCTGCGCCGAGTGGGCAATTGTAATCACCAGCAGTCTGATCCTGGCGACGCTGCTGGCTTGGGGGACGTTAAACCTGTTCCCGTGGATCGTGGTACACATGTTATGATGTTATCCATGGCTTGCCTGCATTGCATTGTTCGAGCAGCGTAGTCACAACGTATCTGCACTGGAGACCGGGTGCCTTGAAACCAGAAATTGTCGCAGCCACCGAACGCGCGTTCGAGTTTACTCGGCGAATTTGCCGCAAACATACCTCGCGGTTGACCGGCACCACGGCTTGCTTGGACACCGCCGACGAAATTAAGAGCGAACTTGCTCAATTTTGCAATTCCGTGCATCAGCAGGATTTCACTACGCACCCCGACAGTTTTCTAGGGTTTATCCGTGTCAGCGTTGCATTGTACTTTGTAGCGCTGTGGTTGTACTGGCTGAACTGGTACGGCACGGCACTGCTGGTAGGCTTGGTGAATATGGTGATCGTGGCTGGGCAGTTTTTTCTGTATCGTGAGCTGCTGGACGGGTTTTATCCTCGTCGCCAGAGCCGCAATGTGTGGGGCGTGATCGAACCGACGGGGAGGGCGCGCCAGCAGATTGTTGTGTCGGCCCACCACGATAGCGCCCACGTGTTCACCTTTTTGGAGCATTGTCCAGCGCAGTATATCTTGCTAGTCAACGCGGGCTTTGCGATTTCGATCGGCCTGTGGTTGGCCTCTGGAGGCACTTGGTTGGCTCAGGCATTCGGCTACGATACCTCAGCAACTGCCGCGGCCGCCAAATGGACTTTCGCAATACTGTCCGTTGGCGTGTTGCCACTGTGGTTCTTTTACAAGCGGCAAGGTACGCCCGGCGCTGGGGACGATTTGATTTGTGTGGCCAGCGGATTGGAGATCGGTCGTTACTTTGCCCAGCCACAGAATCGGTTGCAGCACACGCGGTTGATCGTGGCCAGTTGGGATGCCGAAGAATGCGGACTGCGCGGTGCCCGCGCCTTTATTGGCGAACATCAAAGCCTGTTATCGGCGCTGCCCACCAGCAATCTGAATTTTGAATGCTTTTACCAATTACCTCATCTATCGGCGCTGACCAGCGACTTGAATGGCTTCGTCAAACTATCGGAAACTTTAGCTGCTGAATGTACAGCCATCGGTAGTGAACTGGGATACGATATCCGCAGCGTTAGATTCCCACTGCTGGCCGGCGGAACGGATGCGGCCGAATTCAGCAAGGCTGGTATCGCAGCTACGACGCTGCAAGGCATGTGCTACGCCGATAAAGGCAATTGGCCAGCCTACCACACCACGCGCGATACCATCGAAAATGTTTCCTGGCCAGTCACATCGGCGGTGATCGATATCAGCCTGAGCTTGATTCAGCGCAAAGATCGGCGCGTCGGGTGATGTAGCCACAGGGGTCAGTCAAACCCGCCACTGAGAATGACTGTACCGCCCGGCTGGACTGAAATCAGGTAACGATTGCCCTGGCCGCGCACCGGTAACGAAAATGTTCGCGAGCGAAACGTGGAGCCACTTTGAAAACGCCCTCTGACTTCCCCTTGAACGCTACCAGTATTGGTCAAATGCAACTTGGAAACGGACCCATCCGGTAAATTCACCAAGTCATGAATCTGGACACCCAAGCGAATCGTCAGCTCCGATATTTTTTCACCCGAGCGATTTTGGTATTCGACTGCGCGCACCAGCTTCGCATCTTCAGGCCAGCAATAGCTGTTCAGGGCTTCCCCGACGGCAATCGTCACGGCTGCCACGCAGCAAACCAGGACGGTGTGCAAGTAACTAGATTTCCCAAACGACTTCATAAGTACTCAATCGAAATGGGGCTCTTGTAGCCGTCGGCGGGATAGCCACGGCGAGCATTCCCGGATCGGTCGATCCGCTACTGAAGACTAGCATTTTTTGCTGGAGTCGCGGCGTTGGGTTGCCATCAGCCGATGCGTCACCGCCCTTCCAATGCATTGCACCCGTCGCATAACCGCTACAATCGGCTGGCAACGGCACATGCCAATCCACCTTTGGCCATCGGCCGGCGGCACACTCGCCGCGGGTCGCAGGGTGGAAGGCCAATGCGCATTTTGCGGTACCTACCCATTGACACTCTCGAAGGTAGCTCGAAAATTTCAGCCTTTCCCGTTGGATTGATACCGCCATGGAACCGATGGTACCAGAGGTGCTGGCCAACAGCGGAAAAATGATGCGGATGTGGCGGAATTGGCAGACGCGCTAGATTCAGGTTCTAGTGGCCGCAAGGCTGTGGAGGTTCAAATCCTCTCATCCGCACTGCTGTAAACCTGCCGGCCAGCAGGATTTAAAGGGATTCGCCTGCGAGTCCCAATTTCACGTTGCCAGGCAAAAGCTCGGCATTCGACAAGCCGCGGTTGCGTTGCTGTCTTGCTGGCCGAGGCGTCAAACGGTGCCTCGATGGACAATCTCAGCGCACTGGACCACGGCCCGCAGTATCCTCCACAGTCTTTCCTCGGCCAGTCTGCGGCAGCAGAATCCGAGTGGTTGACCGCCAGATCCATGATTCCGGCTGGCACGGATAGCTCTAGTCAGTCACCTGCGCGTAGTCGAATGTGGAATTCGATCGTTCCGATTCCAATGTCAGACAATTCAATGAAGCAATCAAGCAACCGCCTGTGCTCGTTCTGTGAACCAGTCTCAGGCCTTGGTGGCTGTGGCCTGTGAAGGCTACAACCGCGACGTCATCCCCTAACGTGGATGCAACAACCTGGTAACGGAACATCTCTGGTATCGCAACAACTCATGATCGACTTGTAGCTCACCATCATACCAAGCTGCAACCAGCTGGCTTCAGCAATCGCAGCTTGACCGTTGGTACTTGTTGGATGAAGCGTACAGCCGCGCCCTCTTAGCCGGCGTTAATACGGATGATCACGACATCATCTGCCTAACATCCATCTGCACAACACCCTCCTGCCTACCAGCCCATCCGTCTGTCTATTTGGGGAATTCTAAGCTCGAACCAGCGCTCATTGCCGCCCCAAAATGAACGAGTTACAATCACAATGCAAGACATCAAATCCAGACACTCATATTGAGGGCATCTGCGTAACAATAGTTCGTCGTCAAAGCCTATTGAAAGAAAGAATTCCATGGTGTCCGAAAGGCAACGGCTGGACGAGTTAAAGGCACTATTGATCCAAGGAGCGACAGAAAGCTTGGACTTGGAGCTTAAAGAGTGGATTGACCCGAACACACCTTTCGGAAAATCGAAAATCGCGAAAGCCTGTCTTGCACTTCGAAACAATGATGGCGGAAGGTTGGTCATTGGATTCAACGACGAGGGAATACAATGCAAGACCAATTCTCCGTCGAATACTCGAGCATGCTATAGCTCTGATGTGATTCAAGAAATCGTTGGTAAATACGCTTCCGAACCCTTTGGGATCACCATGGACTATCTTGAAATTGAGGGCGTTGAGCATCCCGTAGTTTGCGTCCCCGGCGGGATTAAAAACCCTGCAATTTGCAAGTCTGACCTCCACAATGATGAAGGCAACGCACTTCTGCGTGATAATTCACTATATGTTCGGTCGGTAAAATCAAATCACCGCGTAAGCTCTTCTGAAATCCGTAGAGGAGACTGGGACCGTTTACTTACAATTTGTTTCGAGAATCGCGAAGCAGACGTTGCAAGATTCGTTCGGCGTCATCTCGTCGATATTTTCGATCCCCAATTGCTTCAGGCGACTGCCACGAACGGACAAAGCGCCTCCATTCTCAATTTGTTGGATATTGGCTTTGCGCGGTATCGTGAGCTTTGCAATGAACGACAAACTAAATTGCCTAAGAAGTTGGGTTACCGTGAATTTGCTGTCGAGGTTAACGGTGTAGAGAATGTTCAGGTCCCCAGTTTTTCGCTCCTTCAAAAAATCGCAAACAATGCTCCACGAATTTCTGGTTGGAGTCCCTGGGTAATCCTACTTGGCTCAAGAACTGCGGAAGACCGTCCACAGATAAATCAAGGCACATTTGAGTCTTTTATTGACTATCTCGGAGGTGAATTCATGGGACCACACCTCGACTTCTGGTCCATAAATCCCAGCGGCAAATTCTATCATATCCGTGCAATGGAGGATGACTTCATTTTCACACGTCAGGGATACGAGAAAATTGTGCCCGGAGAGCATCTGGATTTCCTGCTGCAAATTAGTCGGGTCGCCGAAGGTATCGCCGTTGCTATTTCTATCTCCCAGACCCTAGGATTTGACCCCGAAACCACTCAGCTTAAATTCGCCGCTAGATGGCAGGGACTTCGTGGAAGAGGGCTTTGTTCTTGGGCAGATCGTAATCGGCATTTTGGTTCTTGGGGAAACGCAGTTCAGAATGAATTTGTTCATGCCGTTAGAATTCCACTAAACGTTGCCAAAGGCGACATACACGAGTATGTGAGGCCAATAATCGACAATCTGTTCGCGATCTTCGGAGGCACGGAAGTCGAAGGACGTGTAATTCAAGGAATTGTCAATGAAGCACTAGATCGGAGATAATCTTCGACGAACAATAGGTTGCAACGGAGCGGGCGAATAGGGCGATTTGGCAATGGTAGCCAA
Proteins encoded in this window:
- a CDS encoding ABC transporter ATP-binding protein; translation: MIQIEDLQFDYASGQQAEDAFRLSIPHLTIQAGERVALIGPSGAGKSTLLHLIAGAVQPSRGTIRVASTCVSSLGDAQRRHFRVTQIGFVFQDFQLLEHLSVRENILLPYLIHRGIRADAQVHQRLEQLAADAGLGAKLARSPGRLSHGERQRVAVCRALIAQPSILLADEPTGSLDPQTAAHVLELLLNQVRSRSTTLLLVTHDRSWLGRFDRVIDIAAITCPSAAAEAR
- a CDS encoding putative DNA binding domain-containing protein; protein product: MVSERQRLDELKALLIQGATESLDLELKEWIDPNTPFGKSKIAKACLALRNNDGGRLVIGFNDEGIQCKTNSPSNTRACYSSDVIQEIVGKYASEPFGITMDYLEIEGVEHPVVCVPGGIKNPAICKSDLHNDEGNALLRDNSLYVRSVKSNHRVSSSEIRRGDWDRLLTICFENREADVARFVRRHLVDIFDPQLLQATATNGQSASILNLLDIGFARYRELCNERQTKLPKKLGYREFAVEVNGVENVQVPSFSLLQKIANNAPRISGWSPWVILLGSRTAEDRPQINQGTFESFIDYLGGEFMGPHLDFWSINPSGKFYHIRAMEDDFIFTRQGYEKIVPGEHLDFLLQISRVAEGIAVAISISQTLGFDPETTQLKFAARWQGLRGRGLCSWADRNRHFGSWGNAVQNEFVHAVRIPLNVAKGDIHEYVRPIIDNLFAIFGGTEVEGRVIQGIVNEALDRR
- a CDS encoding M28 family peptidase, with protein sequence MKPEIVAATERAFEFTRRICRKHTSRLTGTTACLDTADEIKSELAQFCNSVHQQDFTTHPDSFLGFIRVSVALYFVALWLYWLNWYGTALLVGLVNMVIVAGQFFLYRELLDGFYPRRQSRNVWGVIEPTGRARQQIVVSAHHDSAHVFTFLEHCPAQYILLVNAGFAISIGLWLASGGTWLAQAFGYDTSATAAAAKWTFAILSVGVLPLWFFYKRQGTPGAGDDLICVASGLEIGRYFAQPQNRLQHTRLIVASWDAEECGLRGARAFIGEHQSLLSALPTSNLNFECFYQLPHLSALTSDLNGFVKLSETLAAECTAIGSELGYDIRSVRFPLLAGGTDAAEFSKAGIAATTLQGMCYADKGNWPAYHTTRDTIENVSWPVTSAVIDISLSLIQRKDRRVG